Proteins from a single region of Chryseomicrobium sp. FSL W7-1435:
- the der gene encoding ribosome biogenesis GTPase Der, protein MTKPVVAIVGRPNVGKSTIFNRIVGERVSIVEDTPGVTRDRIYSSAEWLTHDFSIIDTGGIELSDEPFLEQIKQQAEVAMEEADVIIFLTNGREGVTSADEYVAKILYKTKKPIVLAVNKIDNPDMRDMIYDFYALGMGEPFPISGSHGLGLGDLLDEAAKHFPEDDSEDYGDEVIKFSLIGRPNVGKSSLINAVLGQDRVIVSEVAGTTRDAIDSRYTHDEQEYVMIDTAGMRKKGKVYENTEKYSVLRALKAIDRSDVVLVVLNAEEGIQEQDKKIAGYAHEAGRGVIIVVNKWDALEKDEKTMNVFTTQIREHFLFLDYAPIVFVSAKTKQRVHNIFPIIQRVSENHSMRIQSSILNEVVEDAVARNPAPSDKGKRLRIYYATQVASRPPTFVVFVNEPELMHFSYVRFLENRIREAFDFEGTPIKIIARART, encoded by the coding sequence ATGACAAAACCGGTAGTAGCAATTGTCGGTCGGCCGAACGTTGGCAAATCGACTATTTTTAATCGTATTGTAGGAGAACGTGTCTCTATCGTGGAGGATACACCGGGTGTTACTCGAGATCGTATATATAGCTCAGCCGAGTGGTTGACGCACGATTTCAGCATAATTGACACAGGTGGTATCGAGTTAAGCGATGAGCCATTTTTAGAACAAATTAAGCAACAAGCAGAAGTAGCTATGGAAGAAGCGGACGTTATTATTTTCTTAACAAATGGACGTGAAGGTGTTACGTCTGCTGATGAATATGTAGCGAAAATTCTATACAAAACAAAAAAACCAATCGTGCTAGCTGTCAATAAAATTGACAATCCTGACATGCGCGATATGATTTATGATTTCTATGCACTAGGAATGGGAGAGCCTTTCCCAATCTCTGGTTCTCATGGACTTGGGCTAGGTGATTTACTAGATGAGGCTGCAAAGCACTTCCCAGAGGATGATTCAGAGGATTACGGCGATGAAGTCATCAAATTCTCATTAATTGGTCGTCCAAATGTAGGGAAATCTTCACTAATTAACGCTGTTCTTGGGCAAGACCGAGTCATCGTTAGTGAAGTAGCTGGTACTACTCGAGACGCAATTGATAGTCGCTACACTCATGACGAGCAAGAGTACGTCATGATTGATACAGCTGGTATGCGTAAAAAAGGGAAAGTTTATGAAAACACTGAAAAATATAGTGTTTTACGTGCTTTAAAGGCAATTGACCGTTCAGACGTAGTACTTGTGGTGCTAAATGCCGAAGAAGGTATTCAAGAACAAGACAAAAAAATTGCAGGATACGCGCATGAAGCGGGACGTGGTGTCATTATCGTCGTGAACAAGTGGGATGCGCTTGAAAAAGATGAAAAGACTATGAACGTGTTTACAACTCAAATCAGAGAGCATTTCTTGTTCTTAGATTATGCACCTATCGTCTTTGTATCTGCTAAAACAAAACAACGTGTTCACAACATCTTCCCAATTATCCAACGTGTAAGTGAAAATCACTCTATGCGAATTCAATCGTCGATCTTGAATGAGGTCGTGGAAGATGCAGTTGCTCGTAATCCAGCACCATCAGACAAAGGGAAACGTTTGCGTATTTACTACGCGACTCAAGTGGCTTCACGTCCACCTACATTTGTCGTGTTTGTAAACGAACCTGAACTTATGCACTTCTCCTATGTACGCTTCTTAGAAAATCGTATCCGGGAAGCTTTCGATTTTGAAGGAACACCTATTAAGATTATCGCTCGCGCACGTACGTAA
- a CDS encoding NAD(P)H-dependent glycerol-3-phosphate dehydrogenase: MQTITVLGAGSWGTALAYVLAENKHQTLIWSHRQDQADEINTHYTNEKYLPGQTLPTNLVATADLQAAITHSNIIVLAVPTKAFREVIGDFLPHLSSPKMFVHVSKGIEPDSLKRISEIIEEEIPEQLRDSIVVLSGPSHAEEVVLKHPTTVTAASENIEAAQKIQDIFMNHYFRVYTNEDVIGVELGGALKNVIALAAGIVDGLGYGDNAKAALITRGLAEISRLGIQMGAQPYTFIGLTGMGDLIVTCTSVHSRNWRAGNLLGQGNSLEQVLDNMGMVVEGVRTTKAAYQLSQKYEIEMPITSALYQVLFEGLTPKEGVGQLMLRTKKHELEDFKSF; this comes from the coding sequence GTGCAAACAATCACCGTTCTTGGAGCAGGTAGCTGGGGAACAGCGCTCGCTTACGTTCTAGCAGAAAATAAACACCAAACACTTATTTGGTCACATAGACAAGATCAAGCCGATGAAATCAATACTCATTACACGAATGAAAAATATCTTCCAGGTCAAACGTTGCCAACTAATCTAGTGGCAACTGCTGATCTGCAGGCCGCTATTACCCATTCGAATATCATTGTGCTTGCAGTTCCTACAAAAGCATTTCGTGAAGTGATTGGTGATTTCTTACCTCACTTGTCATCTCCTAAAATGTTTGTTCATGTCTCTAAAGGGATTGAACCTGACTCTTTGAAGAGAATTTCTGAGATCATTGAAGAAGAAATTCCTGAGCAATTGCGAGACAGTATAGTAGTTTTATCGGGTCCTAGTCACGCAGAAGAGGTCGTTTTAAAACATCCAACAACTGTTACTGCAGCAAGTGAAAATATTGAAGCAGCGCAAAAGATTCAAGACATTTTTATGAATCATTACTTCCGTGTCTATACGAATGAAGATGTAATTGGGGTAGAGCTTGGTGGTGCATTGAAAAACGTAATAGCCCTAGCAGCAGGTATTGTTGATGGTTTGGGCTATGGTGACAACGCAAAAGCAGCTCTGATTACTCGGGGACTTGCAGAAATCAGTCGTCTAGGTATACAGATGGGTGCTCAACCGTATACATTCATCGGTCTAACCGGAATGGGCGATTTGATTGTGACTTGTACATCTGTTCATTCACGTAACTGGCGTGCCGGAAACCTTCTAGGCCAAGGGAATTCCCTTGAGCAAGTATTAGACAACATGGGTATGGTGGTTGAGGGTGTTCGAACGACAAAAGCGGCGTACCAATTATCACAAAAGTATGAAATAGAAATGCCGATTACATCAGCTTTGTATCAAGTCTTGTTTGAAGGGTTAACCCCAAAAGAAGGCGTAGGACAACTAATGCTTCGTACGAAGAAGCATGAATTAGAAGATTTTAAATCGTTTTAA
- the mtrB gene encoding trp RNA-binding attenuation protein MtrB translates to MAANEFIVIKALEDGVHVIGLTRGTDTKFHHSEKLDSGEVMIAQFTDHTSAMKIRGKAEIQTAHGVSTSESKSK, encoded by the coding sequence ATGGCAGCAAACGAATTTATCGTGATTAAAGCCCTTGAAGATGGTGTTCATGTCATCGGCTTAACAAGAGGTACAGACACTAAGTTTCATCATTCAGAGAAACTAGATAGTGGTGAAGTGATGATTGCTCAATTTACAGATCATACTTCGGCTATGAAGATCCGTGGAAAAGCAGAAATTCAAACTGCTCATGGTGTTTCTACGAGTGAGTCCAAATCAAAATAG
- a CDS encoding HU family DNA-binding protein has protein sequence MNKTELVNAVAESASLSKKDASKAVDAVFESIQSALAEGNKVQLIGFGNFEVRERAARKGRNPQTGKEIEIAASKVPAFKPGKALKDAVK, from the coding sequence GTGAATAAAACAGAATTAGTAAATGCTGTAGCAGAATCAGCTTCTCTTTCTAAGAAAGATGCTTCTAAAGCGGTTGATGCTGTATTTGAATCCATCCAATCTGCTCTTGCAGAAGGAAACAAAGTTCAATTAATTGGTTTTGGTAACTTTGAAGTGCGTGAGCGCGCGGCTCGTAAAGGTCGTAACCCACAAACTGGTAAAGAAATCGAAATTGCTGCTTCTAAAGTTCCTGCGTTCAAACCAGGTAAAGCTCTTAAAGATGCAGTGAAATAA
- the folE gene encoding GTP cyclohydrolase I FolE, with translation MTTVDLHKIENAVKMILEAVGEDPTREGLQDTPKRVAKMYAEMFEGLHQDPKEYFKTVFHEDHEELVLVKDIPFYSMCEHHLVPFYGKAHVAYIPRDGVVTGLSKLARAVETTARRPQLQERITSTIADSIMEMLNPYGAYVVIEAEHMCMTMRGIRKPGAKTITAVARGVYETDDVKRSEIHSFIQMS, from the coding sequence GTGACAACTGTCGATTTACATAAAATAGAGAATGCTGTAAAAATGATCCTTGAAGCTGTAGGTGAAGACCCTACGAGAGAAGGATTACAGGATACACCTAAGCGTGTAGCTAAAATGTATGCTGAAATGTTTGAAGGTCTCCACCAAGATCCGAAAGAGTATTTTAAAACAGTATTTCATGAAGACCACGAAGAACTTGTTCTTGTGAAAGATATTCCTTTCTACTCCATGTGCGAGCATCATCTTGTCCCGTTTTATGGGAAAGCTCATGTAGCCTATATACCTCGTGATGGTGTTGTTACAGGACTTAGCAAGCTTGCTAGAGCTGTTGAGACTACTGCACGTAGACCTCAATTACAAGAGAGAATCACTTCTACGATAGCAGATAGCATTATGGAAATGTTAAATCCTTATGGTGCGTATGTTGTTATTGAAGCCGAACATATGTGTATGACAATGCGTGGTATTCGTAAACCTGGAGCTAAGACTATTACTGCTGTTGCTCGAGGGGTTTATGAAACGGACGATGTAAAGCGTTCAGAAATTCATTCATTCATACAAATGTCCTAA
- the rpsA gene encoding 30S ribosomal protein S1, translated as MTEEMNVNDIPVLKEGDIVQAKVEQVDEKSITVTIENAPYNGIVPISELSSLHVEKASDVVSVGDELKLMVTKVEEENYVLSKRKATAEEAWEGLEEKFNNGTIIETEVKEVVKGGLVVDIGVRGFIPASLIEDHFVENFDDYKGKHLEFKIVELDKEKNRVILSHRAVVEEQKSSLKQQTLDQLEVGSVVEGTVQRLASFGAFVDIGGVDGLVHISQISHDHLDNVASALQEGQKVNVKILSVDRDAERISLSIKDTLPGPWESLADKAEIGSVHKGTVKRLVSYGAFVEVFTGVEGLVHISQISHQHIGSPHEVLSEGQEVEVKVLDVKPEERRLSLSIKELQENTSDDFSDYEMPEESKGFSISDVLGDRFKDFNKD; from the coding sequence ATGACAGAAGAAATGAATGTAAACGATATCCCAGTACTCAAAGAAGGAGATATCGTTCAAGCGAAAGTAGAACAAGTCGATGAAAAATCGATTACCGTTACAATCGAGAACGCTCCGTACAATGGCATTGTGCCAATCAGCGAGTTATCAAGTCTGCACGTGGAGAAAGCTTCAGACGTCGTCTCAGTTGGAGATGAATTGAAGTTAATGGTGACGAAAGTTGAAGAAGAAAATTATGTTCTTTCCAAACGAAAAGCAACAGCTGAAGAAGCTTGGGAAGGTTTAGAAGAGAAATTTAATAATGGCACTATCATTGAAACAGAGGTCAAAGAAGTCGTTAAAGGTGGTCTAGTAGTAGACATTGGTGTACGTGGTTTTATACCTGCGTCATTGATTGAAGATCACTTTGTTGAAAACTTTGATGATTACAAAGGTAAGCATTTAGAGTTTAAAATTGTAGAGTTGGACAAAGAAAAGAATCGCGTGATTCTCTCACACAGAGCTGTAGTCGAAGAACAAAAATCTTCTCTAAAACAACAAACTTTAGATCAACTAGAGGTTGGAAGTGTAGTGGAGGGTACTGTTCAGAGATTAGCTTCATTTGGTGCATTTGTTGATATTGGAGGCGTAGATGGTCTGGTTCACATCTCTCAAATTTCACATGACCATTTGGATAACGTAGCAAGTGCACTTCAAGAGGGTCAAAAAGTAAATGTTAAGATTTTATCGGTGGACCGTGATGCAGAACGCATTTCATTATCCATCAAAGATACGCTTCCTGGACCATGGGAATCACTTGCGGACAAAGCTGAAATCGGTTCAGTCCACAAAGGAACAGTAAAACGTTTAGTAAGCTATGGTGCTTTTGTCGAAGTATTTACAGGTGTTGAAGGCCTTGTGCATATTTCACAAATTTCTCATCAACATATCGGGTCACCGCATGAAGTATTAAGTGAAGGCCAAGAAGTGGAAGTGAAAGTGTTAGACGTCAAGCCAGAAGAACGTCGCTTGTCTCTTAGCATCAAAGAACTTCAAGAAAATACTTCAGATGATTTTTCTGATTATGAAATGCCAGAAGAGTCAAAAGGCTTCTCAATTTCTGATGTGTTAGGCGATCGTTTCAAAGATTTTAATAAAGATTGA
- a CDS encoding DUF2768 domain-containing protein → MSSLDKMWVSFGSMGFMFIAMLLMLFVNTKIQNKWVAWPIRIVAWVCLILGFVSMLYIIFNPTRGTA, encoded by the coding sequence ATGTCGTCATTAGACAAAATGTGGGTCTCATTTGGTTCTATGGGATTTATGTTTATCGCAATGCTACTCATGTTGTTTGTAAACACAAAAATTCAAAATAAATGGGTGGCTTGGCCGATCCGAATCGTTGCTTGGGTATGCCTGATTCTAGGTTTTGTATCCATGCTCTATATTATTTTTAACCCGACTCGAGGTACTGCATAA
- the cmk gene encoding (d)CMP kinase, translating into MMKTIRIAIDGPAGAGKSTIAKLAAEKLNYTYVDTGAMYRAITYKSIENNLELSNEEAIVSLLASTKIELQPSDLGQQVLMDDQNVSDAIRSQQVTAHVSEVSAHARVREELVRRQMVLAQSGGVIMDGRDIGTHVIPDAELKIFMSATAEERARRRFVDNKERGISIEFEELKADIIRRDKFDSERKASPLVQAQDAIYLDTTNLTIQQVVDQIVELAKERELQQ; encoded by the coding sequence ATGATGAAAACTATTCGTATTGCCATTGATGGACCTGCGGGTGCCGGCAAATCAACGATTGCAAAGCTAGCAGCAGAAAAATTAAATTATACATACGTGGATACAGGTGCTATGTATAGAGCAATTACATACAAATCTATTGAAAACAACTTGGAACTATCAAATGAAGAGGCGATAGTATCCTTGCTTGCCTCTACGAAAATTGAATTACAACCATCTGATCTTGGCCAACAAGTACTGATGGATGATCAAAATGTATCGGACGCCATACGTAGTCAGCAAGTAACGGCTCATGTTTCAGAGGTGTCGGCTCATGCACGCGTCAGAGAAGAACTTGTGCGTAGACAAATGGTGTTAGCGCAATCAGGTGGGGTGATTATGGATGGCCGAGATATCGGTACACACGTCATTCCAGATGCTGAATTAAAGATATTTATGTCAGCTACTGCTGAAGAGCGAGCAAGACGACGCTTTGTGGATAATAAAGAACGTGGAATTAGCATAGAGTTTGAAGAGTTAAAAGCGGATATTATTCGTCGAGACAAGTTTGACAGTGAACGCAAGGCATCTCCACTCGTTCAAGCGCAAGATGCTATTTATCTGGATACAACTAATCTTACAATCCAACAAGTAGTAGACCAAATAGTTGAACTGGCAAAAGAAAGGGAGTTACAGCAATGA
- the spoIVA gene encoding stage IV sporulation protein A — translation MQSALNELAKRTNGDVYIGVVGPVRVGKSTFISKLLEHLVLPSIEDGEERNRIIDEMPQSSAGQEIMTTEPKFIPAQAVSVPIQGSNLHMKLRFVDCVGYMVDSIGNHEKLIQTPWHQEPIPFQQAAKLGTDKVMKDHSTVGFVVSTDGTVNGLERSLIEPAEQEIIDQMKSLGKPFVLVINSQSPFNDETAALVSYLETKYEVPVEAASIRDLDKNHLDRLLRRLLFEFPIESIELEAPEWLELDPQNEVMQAIQATLQSATHDIHKLKDVDVLVNTLQEIPHITAAQLIEVDPSSGQAIMQVHVSDSLYEETCSKWLATPIQSRSEFLHLIQQYDAAKKATEKFSQALEEAIETGYGIALPTAADFVPFEPELIRENNFHGVRLRAKAPVLHIIRVDMMSEFAPLLGSEFHSQQLKNELQEHFDHDLNELWQTQLFGTTLIHVLQEGIRSKTAQLDLPVKHRLVKTIEKIVKQEQQGLVTFII, via the coding sequence ATGCAAAGTGCATTAAACGAACTCGCAAAACGAACTAATGGCGATGTTTATATAGGTGTAGTAGGGCCAGTGCGTGTTGGCAAGTCAACATTCATTTCAAAATTATTGGAGCACTTAGTATTACCATCAATCGAGGATGGGGAAGAGCGTAACCGAATCATTGATGAGATGCCACAAAGTTCAGCGGGACAAGAAATTATGACGACAGAGCCTAAATTCATACCTGCTCAAGCAGTGTCTGTTCCCATTCAAGGCTCAAATCTCCACATGAAACTTCGCTTTGTAGATTGTGTCGGGTACATGGTAGATTCAATTGGAAATCATGAAAAATTAATTCAAACGCCGTGGCATCAAGAACCGATTCCCTTCCAACAAGCTGCAAAATTAGGAACGGACAAGGTGATGAAAGATCATTCCACCGTTGGGTTTGTCGTCTCTACAGATGGCACTGTCAATGGTTTAGAGCGCTCATTGATTGAGCCGGCTGAACAAGAGATTATTGATCAAATGAAATCTTTGGGCAAACCGTTTGTGCTTGTTATCAATTCTCAGTCACCTTTCAACGATGAAACTGCTGCTCTTGTGTCTTATTTAGAGACAAAATATGAAGTACCCGTTGAAGCTGCATCCATTCGTGATTTGGATAAAAATCATTTAGACCGGCTGCTTCGTCGCTTACTTTTTGAATTCCCGATTGAATCAATTGAATTAGAAGCCCCAGAATGGCTAGAGCTTGATCCTCAAAATGAGGTCATGCAAGCTATCCAAGCTACATTACAAAGTGCTACTCATGATATTCATAAACTGAAAGATGTAGATGTTTTAGTTAATACGCTGCAGGAGATTCCCCACATCACAGCCGCTCAACTCATTGAGGTGGATCCTTCTAGCGGACAGGCAATTATGCAGGTTCATGTAAGCGATAGTTTGTATGAAGAGACTTGTTCTAAATGGCTTGCTACTCCGATTCAAAGCCGTTCTGAATTTTTGCACCTCATTCAACAATACGATGCAGCTAAAAAAGCTACGGAGAAGTTTTCTCAGGCGTTGGAAGAAGCGATTGAGACTGGATACGGTATCGCATTGCCAACTGCAGCTGATTTTGTCCCGTTCGAGCCTGAACTTATTAGAGAAAATAATTTTCATGGTGTCCGGTTGCGTGCCAAAGCACCAGTTCTCCATATCATTCGTGTAGATATGATGTCAGAATTTGCACCATTGTTAGGGTCGGAATTCCACAGTCAACAACTTAAGAATGAACTACAAGAACATTTCGATCATGACTTGAATGAGTTGTGGCAGACGCAGCTTTTTGGAACTACCTTAATTCATGTATTACAAGAGGGCATTCGTTCCAAAACAGCACAATTAGATCTGCCAGTTAAACATCGGTTAGTTAAAACGATTGAAAAAATTGTGAAACAAGAACAACAAGGTTTAGTTACGTTTATAATTTAA
- a CDS encoding lysophospholipid acyltransferase family protein yields the protein MNLYQFAKTAVYAALAPIYRFDVRGLEDFPKEGGVLICSNHIHALDPPVVGILAPRPVHFMAKEELFNAPILKNLIPKLNAFPVKRGMSDREAMRKAIQLLKDGNVVGLFPEGTRSKDGVLKEGLAGAGFFALRGDAVVVPTAVVGPYKPFKRLKVVYGKPMDMSSYRESKASADVVTAAIMFEIQKLLDANK from the coding sequence ATGAACCTATATCAATTTGCTAAAACGGCCGTTTATGCTGCACTGGCGCCAATTTATCGTTTTGATGTCCGCGGTCTTGAAGATTTTCCAAAAGAAGGCGGCGTCTTAATCTGTTCAAACCATATTCACGCATTAGATCCACCTGTCGTGGGTATTCTGGCTCCAAGACCTGTCCATTTCATGGCAAAAGAAGAATTATTCAACGCACCGATTCTGAAAAACCTAATTCCTAAATTGAATGCTTTCCCAGTTAAGCGAGGTATGAGTGATCGAGAAGCAATGCGGAAGGCGATTCAATTATTAAAAGATGGCAATGTGGTCGGTCTGTTTCCAGAAGGAACGCGCTCTAAAGACGGTGTGCTCAAAGAGGGACTGGCAGGAGCAGGATTTTTTGCGCTCCGTGGAGACGCTGTAGTAGTCCCAACTGCAGTGGTCGGGCCTTATAAACCTTTTAAACGCTTAAAAGTAGTTTATGGTAAACCAATGGACATGTCTTCTTATAGAGAATCGAAAGCATCGGCAGATGTAGTGACTGCGGCTATTATGTTTGAAATTCAAAAGCTTTTGGATGCAAATAAGTAA
- the prsW gene encoding glutamic-type intramembrane protease PrsW codes for MNIVPREEEKKLFILFSVAIAPSLALLSYFYLRREIESEPSRLLFYAFLYGAILTFPILFIQYIVQAETVLTDTSFWSGSLSAVLEEFFKWLILLIAIYKQTKFPDPYDGILYGASVSLGFATVENILYLVSFGIDTAFIRAILPVSSHALFGVVMGYYLGRAQFVKGREKLLLSLALFAPLGLHFIYNSLLYSAEDKIMIWSGFMLILWMFALSRVKQAHALSRKYRLTKHPLYESKDL; via the coding sequence ATGAATATAGTACCACGAGAGGAGGAAAAAAAACTGTTCATACTATTTTCAGTGGCTATTGCTCCCTCTCTGGCTTTATTAAGTTATTTCTATCTCCGACGTGAGATTGAGTCCGAACCAAGTCGCCTACTTTTCTATGCTTTCCTTTATGGAGCAATCCTTACATTCCCTATTCTCTTCATTCAATATATTGTTCAAGCGGAGACAGTTCTGACAGACACTTCCTTTTGGAGCGGCTCACTATCAGCCGTATTAGAAGAATTTTTTAAATGGTTAATCTTACTTATAGCCATCTATAAGCAAACAAAATTTCCGGATCCTTATGATGGTATTTTATACGGTGCGAGTGTTTCTCTGGGGTTTGCGACCGTCGAAAATATTTTGTATTTGGTTAGCTTTGGTATTGATACAGCATTTATTCGCGCCATATTGCCTGTCTCTAGTCATGCATTGTTTGGAGTTGTTATGGGCTATTATTTAGGACGAGCTCAATTCGTAAAAGGCAGAGAGAAACTGTTACTTAGTTTAGCTTTATTTGCTCCCCTTGGTCTCCATTTTATTTATAATTCGTTATTATATAGTGCAGAAGACAAAATTATGATTTGGTCAGGATTTATGCTCATCTTATGGATGTTTGCATTATCTCGTGTGAAACAAGCTCATGCGTTGTCCCGAAAGTATCGTTTAACAAAACATCCATTATACGAATCGAAAGATTTATAA
- a CDS encoding PepSY1/2 domain-containing protein, producing MKTKWMVTLVATVLVLGGLLFWQQSKMTAMANTVSTNYASRIYNIGESMDQLSTHIDGATLVSSSELASDDLNGIWRMTDKIRYEMSTLPFEEDSSTLWLNYLARIGDSAKLADQGKIEFAKWREIIEPTQDNLDVVIADWERTNGSIQKKEDLLTRFYHQQLDEGSKKSIESLDKLVKTYTETDFPETTSESDRAKKIELAHLKGDEMEENEVVALWKKQFPELANSTIRVTRSKESAPYPFYHIEFSGNKQKGFADYSVKGGKLLTTLIEKPYSEKSQEPEKLRKLAGEKIKQLGFTDTEITSSRENHSAWHFTFTRKMPNQAFVYSDSVQLKLAKDTGEVLGIQPMEYIQQEALPDTEPVELDPKTLVNEGTQVLSTNLAYIEGSSFEQQLSYEVVVQTKQGQVYTLFVDAVTHELLKKEKLNG from the coding sequence ATGAAAACAAAATGGATGGTTACTTTGGTTGCAACAGTCCTAGTACTTGGTGGACTATTATTTTGGCAGCAGTCAAAAATGACTGCTATGGCCAACACGGTCTCTACAAACTACGCCAGCAGAATCTACAATATCGGAGAAAGCATGGATCAACTTTCGACTCACATAGACGGCGCTACACTTGTGTCATCATCAGAGCTCGCTTCAGATGATTTAAATGGTATCTGGCGCATGACCGATAAAATTCGATATGAAATGAGTACACTACCCTTTGAAGAAGACTCAAGTACGTTATGGTTGAATTACCTTGCAAGAATTGGGGATTCAGCAAAACTTGCGGATCAAGGCAAAATTGAGTTTGCAAAATGGCGGGAAATTATCGAACCGACTCAAGATAATTTAGATGTCGTCATTGCTGATTGGGAACGGACAAATGGTTCCATTCAGAAGAAAGAGGATTTATTAACGCGTTTTTATCATCAACAGTTAGATGAGGGCTCAAAGAAAAGTATTGAAAGCTTAGATAAGCTCGTTAAAACTTATACAGAAACAGATTTTCCAGAAACGACAAGTGAATCCGATCGCGCCAAAAAAATCGAGTTAGCTCACTTAAAAGGAGATGAAATGGAGGAGAACGAAGTCGTTGCCCTTTGGAAAAAGCAATTTCCTGAGTTAGCTAACTCAACGATTCGTGTAACACGAAGTAAAGAGTCTGCACCTTACCCGTTCTACCATATTGAATTTAGCGGCAATAAGCAAAAAGGATTTGCTGATTACTCTGTTAAAGGCGGAAAATTATTAACCACATTAATTGAGAAGCCTTATAGTGAAAAATCACAAGAACCGGAAAAACTAAGAAAACTTGCCGGTGAGAAAATTAAACAACTAGGTTTTACCGATACGGAAATAACGTCAAGCCGTGAAAATCACTCAGCATGGCACTTCACGTTTACGCGTAAAATGCCGAATCAAGCTTTTGTTTACAGTGATAGTGTGCAGCTTAAGCTTGCCAAAGATACTGGAGAAGTATTAGGGATTCAACCAATGGAATACATTCAACAAGAAGCTTTACCCGATACTGAGCCAGTGGAGTTGGACCCGAAGACACTCGTCAATGAAGGTACGCAAGTGTTATCTACCAATTTAGCTTATATTGAGGGTTCTTCATTTGAACAGCAGTTAAGTTATGAAGTGGTCGTCCAGACAAAACAAGGTCAAGTGTACACTTTATTTGTAGATGCGGTCACGCATGAACTGCTCAAAAAAGAAAAATTAAATGGCTAA
- the sleB gene encoding spore cortex-lytic enzyme, with protein sequence MKKMKWWLATIVCLFILSIGAGQSTAFTNQNIVEGNYGDNVIELQARLQYLGFYHGEIDGHFGKGTSQALQQFQKQYGLPVDGVAGAATRKKLEGFSDFDYDYVHSQIKKGVQFTYYGNQPLDQQVKGKTRKPSTAQLPPGYTDKELQLLANAVYGEARGEPYEGQVAVAAVILNRIESPQFPNTVSEVIFQPRAFTAVDDGQIWLTPNERAKEAVIDAINGWDPTENALYYFNPVTATSEWIWTRPQIKTIGKHIFCE encoded by the coding sequence ATGAAAAAAATGAAATGGTGGCTTGCTACTATTGTCTGTTTATTCATACTCTCTATAGGAGCTGGACAGAGTACGGCGTTTACCAATCAAAATATCGTTGAAGGCAACTATGGTGACAATGTCATTGAACTACAAGCTCGTCTTCAGTATCTCGGATTTTATCATGGTGAGATTGATGGGCATTTTGGGAAAGGTACATCTCAAGCCTTGCAACAATTCCAAAAACAATATGGGTTACCTGTGGATGGAGTTGCTGGTGCAGCAACCAGAAAAAAACTCGAAGGATTTAGTGACTTTGATTATGACTATGTCCATAGCCAAATCAAGAAAGGTGTTCAATTCACCTATTACGGAAACCAACCTCTCGATCAACAAGTAAAAGGGAAGACCAGAAAGCCTTCTACTGCTCAGCTGCCACCTGGCTATACGGATAAAGAACTGCAATTATTAGCAAATGCTGTCTATGGTGAGGCACGTGGGGAACCTTATGAAGGGCAAGTGGCAGTGGCGGCTGTCATACTGAACCGCATTGAATCTCCTCAATTTCCGAATACAGTTTCTGAGGTCATTTTCCAGCCACGTGCGTTTACAGCAGTAGACGACGGACAAATTTGGTTGACGCCAAATGAAAGGGCAAAAGAGGCCGTCATAGATGCGATTAATGGGTGGGATCCAACTGAAAACGCCTTGTATTACTTCAACCCTGTAACAGCCACAAGTGAATGGATTTGGACACGACCGCAAATAAAAACAATTGGAAAACATATCTTCTGTGAATAG